From Pseudoleptotrichia goodfellowii, a single genomic window includes:
- a CDS encoding autotransporter-associated N-terminal domain-containing protein → MSNNLKKMEKDLRAFAKRSKDVKYTKGLLFSFLLMGMLTFSDTLTSPEVKSTENAINQTRKELNTSINDLHVAFKQAKRDNNRLLKRANLELIQLMEQGDHVVKSPWSSWQFGMNYFYSDWRGTYKGRGDKKEKYPYEGIFERSADPFERYTSPESPNYGLLPTSTNPFSASTTSRSGLGLGYGIASTAPKQEPLTVMNVDASIRPKDVYRDPVTAPTVNVTAPVLQALNVPNLLPPSLDIPTPQAIVAPNKTPNIAINPTVQYNFGGRSITGENPWTPSHPAKNQDGLGLNYWSGWNPNTNTVDGSKSVWSRNGGTVVESAGRVPNLFYLNAVDRSQVTGIRWTFKNANADVAGNPSWNPKGTSAMHTVWDGDITNVNVRLHGYATFIAAETWHNGNVTINNSTVTIENEYNSVFFGYPGSYYTMGINNNDYHSYNQRGGYSGNLKVNINANNNYIHSVMGVQGSFKLDHTGDYNIKGNGNLAYLGIGYTPNWQNLKGSGDVTSNPNTNMTPSIQLGLGTGKINVDGNSNVGLFFENRYINFQTGGLLPFDTRGTFSADNWRKSVIGIYQGEVAVGMKVGENSASKGNVGVYSRSGQREGIVPETDLGTPTAAQRTEAKGHAGPQSKGLPDYNIDKIHNLEVAKTEIYFGKYAVDSIMFAADKGSVIDVARPDKADKNLGRTAYTEVTPSTEIRDAATDVTSSYDDNANQAATGTVIAYSTGVWNNANMPGGAAAGLTNKPSEINLYKPVVMTGRAKLDASNQLNRSVALIGDNKGIVNAKEKVTALGYSSIVALAQNNGVVNAAKDIIAKDGAAAQDAATKPYLYNNIGAYAGINGKVNVTGNADIYGIGAMASGANAVANLNGTNNKIRTGKSGALVATNGGVVNFGGGTITHSENLPGDHDSSTPFNADSSSHINFKGATTLNISHGVLIPGTKDDYAAAPGTTKKYNGMSNVTVNLTGDNVVLASNNGIHKVWDGTTIANLVKSTMKVAAFNANGHSYKIYYINGQFDIDSNIDVGNASDDFNKVGLSREVVTINAGKTVSSTVGKGLAMGSNDSANADGNNSKTQFINNGTVDIKGGSLSAGTIGLNISYGQIHNRNIVNVENGIGAYGINGSTLTNDTTGKINITTQGVGMAAFTSAGSLQTYGTDKKISNGTLTAADKTFEIINKGQITVNGNKSVGLYGDTTKATSPLLSASNGVITNSGKLTLTGDESVGIVSKRATVGLTGTGSSDIVVGKKGIGVYAEKSPVTINSNYGIEVKDGGTGIFIKNDGSTLTSGTHTFELKYSGSNTGTGVGLFYEGGTGANIVNRTNVKLTDTVGTTAGLIGVYTAGGGKLTNNAKITGDKGYGIISNGAEVENTGDITLTNALTSSKPSVGILTQAGDKITNTGTVTVGNNSVGIFGKEIVQKGTVTVGNGGTGLYSEGGNVTLDSTSKINTGSNKAVGVFTKGAGQTITANSGSSMAIGDSSFGFLNEGTGNTINSNVTSQTLGNDGTYIYSSDKTGTVNNNTTLTSTGSYNYGLYSAGTVTNNADINFGAGKGNVGVYSTHGGRATNLAGRNITVGASYIDPSNSLNNRYAVGMAAGFNGDGNPAKAYTGSVINEGTINVNGEHSIGMYGTEAGTKVYNGTAVGSTATINLGASNTTGMYLDNGAYGYNYGTIRSVGSGLSKVVGIVVKNGSTIENHGKIELSADDAVGILSKGNAAGANPGIIKNYGTFNINGKTDPNDSSVVKKDSGGQDLGKSMGGVKIDVPSGSTVGTITVNGKPVVPTLATTSAKEYKDMEISKIGMYIDTSNKRFTNPINGLSALSRLKTADLIMGNEAAQSTTSKYIQVDQKILKPYNEMIKKNPQIKKWNIYAGALTWMATVSQDQNDGTMKSAYLAKIPYTQWAGNEPTPVDKKDTYNFLDGLEQRYGVEEIGTRENQLFQKLNGIGKNEQILFFQATDEMMGHQYANVQQRMNRTGVLLDKEFTHLRKEWDNKSKQSNKLKVFGMRDEYKTDTAGIIDYTSNAYGVAYIHEDETIKLGNSSGWYAGAVNNRFRFKDIGRSKENTTMLKLGLFKSKAFDDNGSLNWTISGEGYIARSNMHRKFLVVDEIFEGKSDYTSYGAALKNEISKEFRTSERTSIKPYGSLKLEYGRFNTIKEKTGEVRLEVKGNDYYSVKPEVGIEFKYKQPMAVRTTFTTTLGLGYENELGRVGDVKNKGRVAYTEADWFNIRGEKDDRRGNFKADLNLGIENQRFGVTLNAGYDTKGKNIRGGLGFRVIY, encoded by the coding sequence ATGAGTAATAACTTGAAAAAAATGGAAAAAGATTTAAGAGCTTTTGCTAAAAGATCAAAAGATGTAAAATATACAAAAGGTCTTTTATTCAGCTTTCTATTAATGGGAATGTTGACATTTTCCGATACATTGACATCACCTGAAGTTAAGAGCACAGAAAATGCTATAAATCAGACAAGAAAAGAATTGAATACATCAATAAACGATTTACATGTGGCGTTTAAACAGGCCAAAAGAGATAACAACAGATTATTGAAAAGAGCAAATTTAGAATTAATCCAATTAATGGAACAGGGAGACCATGTAGTAAAGTCTCCATGGAGTTCATGGCAGTTTGGTATGAACTATTTTTACAGTGACTGGAGAGGAACTTACAAAGGAAGAGGAGATAAGAAGGAGAAATATCCTTATGAAGGAATATTTGAAAGAAGTGCAGATCCTTTTGAAAGATATACTTCTCCAGAAAGTCCAAACTATGGATTATTACCTACATCAACCAATCCATTTTCAGCTTCAACAACATCTAGAAGTGGATTAGGTTTAGGATATGGTATTGCAAGTACAGCACCAAAACAGGAACCTCTAACAGTAATGAATGTTGATGCATCAATTAGACCAAAAGATGTATATAGAGATCCTGTAACAGCTCCTACAGTAAATGTGACGGCACCAGTGTTACAAGCATTAAATGTGCCTAATTTATTACCACCATCATTGGATATACCAACACCACAAGCGATAGTAGCACCAAATAAGACACCTAATATAGCTATTAATCCCACTGTTCAATATAATTTTGGTGGTAGAAGTATAACAGGTGAAAATCCATGGACTCCTTCACATCCTGCTAAGAATCAAGATGGGTTAGGTTTAAATTATTGGTCAGGTTGGAATCCAAATACAAATACTGTAGATGGTTCAAAGTCAGTATGGTCTCGTAATGGTGGGACAGTCGTAGAATCTGCAGGCAGAGTTCCAAATTTATTTTATTTGAATGCAGTAGATAGATCACAAGTAACAGGTATAAGATGGACATTTAAAAATGCTAATGCTGATGTAGCGGGTAATCCTAGTTGGAATCCAAAGGGAACTTCAGCAATGCATACAGTATGGGATGGGGATATAACAAATGTAAATGTAAGATTACATGGGTATGCAACTTTTATTGCCGCAGAAACATGGCATAATGGAAATGTTACAATTAATAATTCAACAGTAACTATTGAAAATGAATATAATAGTGTATTTTTTGGTTATCCAGGTTCATACTATACAATGGGTATAAATAATAATGATTATCACTCATATAACCAAAGAGGAGGATATTCAGGAAACTTAAAAGTAAATATAAATGCAAATAATAACTATATCCATAGTGTTATGGGAGTTCAAGGGTCATTTAAATTAGATCATACAGGGGATTATAATATAAAAGGTAATGGTAACCTAGCTTATTTAGGAATAGGTTATACTCCAAACTGGCAAAACCTTAAAGGAAGTGGAGATGTTACAAGTAATCCAAATACAAATATGACACCTAGTATTCAATTAGGTCTTGGAACAGGAAAAATAAATGTAGATGGAAATTCAAATGTTGGCCTATTTTTTGAAAATAGATATATTAATTTCCAAACAGGAGGACTTCTTCCTTTTGATACTAGAGGAACATTTAGTGCAGATAATTGGAGAAAAAGTGTAATAGGTATCTATCAAGGAGAAGTAGCAGTAGGAATGAAAGTTGGAGAAAACTCAGCTTCAAAAGGAAATGTGGGAGTATACTCTAGATCAGGTCAAAGAGAGGGAATAGTTCCTGAAACAGACTTAGGAACACCTACAGCTGCACAAAGAACTGAGGCAAAAGGACATGCAGGTCCACAATCAAAAGGACTTCCTGATTATAATATAGATAAAATACATAATCTTGAAGTGGCAAAAACAGAAATTTATTTTGGTAAATATGCGGTTGATAGTATAATGTTTGCTGCAGATAAAGGATCAGTAATTGATGTAGCAAGACCAGATAAAGCAGATAAAAATTTAGGAAGAACAGCATATACTGAAGTTACTCCTTCTACAGAAATAAGAGATGCGGCAACAGATGTTACAAGTTCTTATGATGATAATGCAAACCAAGCAGCAACAGGGACAGTTATTGCTTATTCAACTGGTGTATGGAATAATGCTAATATGCCTGGTGGAGCAGCAGCAGGATTAACAAATAAACCAAGTGAAATTAATTTATATAAACCTGTGGTTATGACAGGAAGAGCAAAATTAGACGCTTCTAATCAGTTAAATAGATCAGTGGCTTTAATAGGAGATAATAAAGGTATAGTCAATGCAAAAGAAAAAGTAACTGCATTAGGGTATTCTTCAATAGTAGCATTAGCACAAAATAATGGTGTAGTAAATGCAGCAAAAGATATTATTGCAAAGGATGGAGCAGCTGCACAAGATGCTGCAACAAAACCTTATTTATATAATAATATAGGAGCTTATGCAGGAATAAATGGAAAAGTAAATGTTACAGGAAATGCTGATATCTATGGTATAGGTGCGATGGCATCAGGAGCAAATGCAGTAGCCAACTTGAATGGAACTAATAATAAAATTAGAACTGGTAAATCAGGAGCATTAGTTGCAACAAACGGAGGAGTAGTTAATTTTGGAGGAGGAACAATAACTCATTCAGAAAACTTACCTGGTGACCATGATTCATCAACTCCATTTAATGCTGATAGTAGTTCTCATATTAATTTTAAAGGAGCTACAACATTAAATATATCACATGGTGTATTAATCCCAGGAACGAAAGATGATTATGCAGCAGCACCAGGAACAACTAAAAAATATAATGGAATGTCTAATGTAACTGTAAATCTTACAGGAGATAATGTAGTTTTAGCTTCAAATAATGGAATACATAAAGTATGGGATGGAACAACAATAGCAAATTTAGTTAAATCTACTATGAAAGTAGCTGCTTTTAATGCTAATGGACATTCGTACAAGATTTACTATATTAATGGACAATTTGATATAGACTCAAATATTGATGTAGGTAATGCATCAGACGACTTTAATAAAGTAGGATTATCAAGAGAAGTTGTTACTATAAATGCTGGTAAAACAGTTAGTTCGACAGTCGGAAAAGGATTAGCAATGGGATCTAATGATTCTGCTAATGCTGATGGGAATAACAGTAAGACTCAATTTATAAACAATGGAACTGTTGATATCAAGGGTGGAAGTTTATCAGCAGGAACAATAGGTCTTAATATAAGTTATGGACAAATACATAACAGAAATATTGTCAATGTTGAAAATGGAATAGGTGCTTATGGAATAAATGGAAGTACATTAACAAATGATACAACAGGTAAAATAAATATTACTACTCAAGGTGTAGGAATGGCTGCATTTACATCAGCAGGATCGTTACAAACTTATGGAACAGATAAGAAGATTAGTAATGGTACATTAACAGCAGCTGACAAGACATTTGAAATAATAAATAAAGGTCAAATAACAGTAAATGGAAATAAATCCGTTGGACTATATGGAGATACAACAAAAGCAACATCTCCTTTATTAAGTGCTTCGAATGGAGTTATAACTAACAGTGGAAAATTAACATTAACAGGAGATGAATCAGTAGGAATAGTTTCTAAGAGAGCAACAGTTGGTTTAACTGGAACAGGAAGTTCAGATATAGTTGTAGGTAAAAAAGGTATAGGAGTTTATGCTGAAAAATCACCAGTAACTATAAATTCAAATTATGGAATAGAAGTAAAAGATGGTGGAACAGGAATATTCATTAAAAATGATGGAAGTACTTTAACTTCTGGTACACATACATTTGAATTAAAATACAGTGGTTCAAATACAGGAACAGGAGTAGGTTTATTCTATGAAGGTGGAACAGGAGCTAATATTGTAAATAGAACAAATGTAAAACTAACAGATACTGTTGGAACAACTGCTGGACTTATAGGTGTTTATACAGCTGGTGGCGGAAAACTGACTAACAATGCAAAAATAACAGGAGATAAAGGTTATGGAATCATATCAAATGGAGCTGAAGTAGAAAATACAGGTGACATAACTTTAACAAATGCATTGACTTCATCAAAACCTAGTGTAGGAATACTAACACAAGCTGGAGATAAAATAACAAATACAGGAACAGTAACTGTTGGAAACAATTCTGTAGGTATTTTTGGAAAAGAAATAGTGCAAAAAGGAACAGTAACTGTTGGTAATGGAGGAACAGGACTATATAGTGAAGGTGGAAATGTTACTTTAGATTCAACAAGTAAAATAAACACTGGATCTAATAAAGCTGTAGGAGTTTTCACAAAAGGTGCTGGACAAACAATAACTGCAAATTCAGGAAGCAGTATGGCAATAGGCGATAGTTCATTTGGTTTCTTAAATGAAGGAACAGGAAACACTATAAATAGTAATGTTACAAGTCAAACATTAGGAAATGATGGAACATATATTTATTCAAGTGATAAAACAGGAACAGTAAATAATAATACTACATTAACATCAACAGGTTCATATAACTATGGTCTGTATTCAGCAGGAACAGTAACAAATAATGCTGATATAAACTTTGGAGCAGGAAAAGGAAATGTAGGAGTTTATAGTACTCATGGAGGAAGAGCGACAAACTTAGCAGGAAGGAATATAACTGTTGGAGCTTCATATATAGATCCTAGTAACTCATTAAATAATAGATATGCAGTAGGTATGGCAGCTGGATTTAATGGAGATGGTAATCCAGCAAAAGCTTATACAGGAAGTGTAATTAATGAAGGAACTATCAATGTAAATGGTGAACATAGTATAGGTATGTATGGAACAGAAGCAGGAACTAAAGTATACAATGGTACAGCAGTAGGTTCAACAGCAACAATAAATTTAGGAGCAAGTAATACAACTGGAATGTACTTGGATAATGGAGCTTACGGATATAACTATGGTACAATTAGATCAGTTGGTAGTGGTTTAAGTAAAGTAGTTGGAATAGTTGTTAAAAATGGATCTACAATAGAAAACCATGGAAAGATAGAATTGTCAGCAGATGATGCAGTTGGAATTTTATCTAAAGGAAATGCAGCTGGAGCAAATCCTGGTATAATTAAGAACTATGGAACTTTCAATATCAATGGAAAGACAGATCCTAATGACTCTTCAGTTGTAAAAAAGGATTCTGGAGGACAAGATCTAGGAAAATCAATGGGAGGTGTTAAAATAGATGTACCTTCTGGTTCAACTGTAGGAACTATAACAGTAAATGGAAAACCAGTAGTACCGACATTAGCAACAACAAGTGCTAAAGAATATAAAGATATGGAAATATCAAAGATTGGTATGTATATAGATACATCTAATAAGAGATTTACAAATCCTATTAATGGTTTAAGTGCATTATCTCGTTTAAAAACAGCTGATTTAATAATGGGTAATGAAGCAGCACAAAGTACAACAAGTAAGTATATACAAGTTGACCAAAAGATATTAAAACCATATAATGAAATGATAAAGAAAAATCCACAAATCAAAAAATGGAATATCTATGCAGGAGCATTAACTTGGATGGCAACAGTTTCACAAGACCAAAATGATGGAACTATGAAGAGCGCTTACTTAGCAAAAATACCATATACTCAATGGGCAGGAAATGAACCGACTCCAGTAGATAAGAAAGATACATATAACTTCTTAGATGGATTGGAACAAAGATATGGTGTAGAAGAAATAGGAACGAGAGAAAATCAGTTATTCCAGAAGTTAAATGGAATTGGTAAAAATGAACAGATACTATTCTTCCAGGCAACAGATGAAATGATGGGACACCAATATGCAAATGTACAACAAAGAATGAACAGAACAGGAGTATTATTGGACAAAGAGTTCACTCATCTGAGAAAAGAATGGGATAATAAATCCAAACAGTCGAATAAATTGAAAGTATTCGGAATGAGAGATGAATACAAAACAGATACAGCAGGAATAATCGACTATACAAGTAATGCTTACGGAGTGGCTTATATTCATGAAGATGAAACAATAAAACTCGGAAACAGTTCAGGATGGTATGCAGGAGCTGTAAATAACAGATTCAGATTTAAAGATATAGGAAGATCAAAAGAAAATACAACAATGTTAAAACTCGGATTGTTTAAATCAAAAGCATTTGATGATAATGGAAGCTTGAACTGGACAATATCCGGAGAAGGTTACATAGCAAGAAGCAATATGCATAGAAAATTCCTTGTAGTAGATGAAATTTTTGAAGGAAAATCAGATTATACAAGCTATGGAGCAGCATTGAAAAACGAAATAAGCAAAGAGTTCAGAACAAGCGAAAGAACAAGCATAAAACCATACGGAAGTTTAAAACTTGAATACGGAAGATTCAATACAATAAAGGAGAAAACAGGAGAAGTAAGACTTGAAGTAAAAGGAAATGATTATTACTCTGTAAAACCTGAAGTAGGAATCGAATTTAAGTATAAACAACCAATGGCGGTAAGAACGACATTTACGACTACATTAGGTTTAGGATATGAAAACGAACTTGGAAGAGTAGGAGATGTTAAAAATAAAGGAAGAGTGGCATATACAGAAGCAGACTGGTTTAATATAAGAGGAGAAAAGGATGATAGAAGAGGAAACTTCAAAGCGGACTTGAACCTTGGAATAGAGAACCAAAGATTCGGAGTAACATTGAATGCAGGATATGACACAAAAGGAAAAAATATAAGAGGCGGATTAGGATTTAGAGTTATTTATTAA
- a CDS encoding cation:dicarboxylate symporter family transporter yields MTSLVFSSIWIGILILLFFLLVHINVNLKKKFKFSVRVIISTVLGFAVGIVFQSTLSMVNAEQVPEVIKNVTTAASLVGRGFTSLLKMIVIPLVGVSVYNSIINSKNNEDLRKLTQKSVIYYSVTVAISAIIGISIAMLFNLGVGMKLPEEMEAWTGKGEYKGLVDVIVSFIPSNIFKAMTETSVIGVVIFAVFLGFATNRVSLKNPEKIKPLKDVTAALFAVLTSVTTTIIKIIPYGVAALMFDLTASYGLEVFKNLVTYVIVMFSAMMIVVIMQSLNLAIHGISPIQYYKKAMAPLVLAFTTTSSMGTLPVTIETLEKGVGVSSGTANFTATLGTTIGMNACAGVFPGVVAVMIANMNGIAITPVFLITLVAVIVLGSFGMAGVPGTAYIAATVVLGGMGLPFDPVALILPIDSIIDMGRTMVNVNGAMTISTVVDKEMGTFSESILKEERTIEA; encoded by the coding sequence ATGACATCATTAGTATTTTCAAGTATATGGATAGGAATATTGATTTTATTGTTCTTTTTACTGGTCCATATAAATGTGAATTTAAAGAAAAAATTTAAGTTTTCAGTAAGAGTAATTATTTCAACTGTATTGGGATTTGCAGTAGGAATAGTATTTCAGTCGACTTTAAGTATGGTAAATGCCGAACAGGTGCCGGAAGTCATAAAAAATGTAACAACAGCTGCGTCTTTAGTAGGAAGAGGATTTACGAGTCTTCTTAAAATGATTGTAATTCCTTTGGTAGGAGTGTCAGTTTATAATTCTATAATAAACTCAAAAAATAACGAAGATTTAAGAAAATTAACGCAGAAATCGGTAATATATTATTCGGTAACAGTTGCAATTTCTGCGATTATAGGGATTTCTATTGCGATGTTGTTTAATCTCGGAGTAGGTATGAAATTGCCTGAAGAAATGGAAGCATGGACAGGTAAAGGAGAATATAAAGGTCTTGTAGATGTTATAGTTTCATTTATTCCGTCGAATATTTTCAAGGCAATGACTGAAACAAGCGTTATAGGAGTTGTAATATTTGCAGTATTTTTAGGGTTTGCAACAAATAGAGTCAGTCTTAAAAATCCTGAAAAAATAAAACCTTTAAAAGATGTAACAGCAGCTTTATTTGCAGTATTGACAAGTGTTACAACAACAATAATAAAAATAATACCTTACGGAGTAGCGGCATTGATGTTTGATTTGACAGCGTCTTACGGACTGGAAGTATTTAAAAATCTTGTTACTTATGTAATTGTAATGTTTTCGGCAATGATGATTGTAGTTATAATGCAATCGTTAAACCTTGCAATACACGGAATAAGCCCGATACAATATTATAAAAAAGCAATGGCTCCTTTAGTACTTGCGTTTACTACAACTTCAAGTATGGGAACATTGCCTGTTACAATAGAAACATTGGAAAAAGGTGTGGGAGTAAGTTCAGGAACAGCAAACTTTACGGCAACATTGGGAACTACTATAGGAATGAATGCCTGTGCAGGTGTATTTCCGGGAGTAGTGGCAGTTATGATAGCTAATATGAACGGAATAGCAATAACTCCTGTATTTCTCATTACATTAGTAGCAGTAATAGTACTGGGATCTTTCGGTATGGCGGGAGTTCCGGGAACAGCCTATATTGCTGCAACAGTTGTATTGGGCGGAATGGGACTGCCTTTTGATCCTGTAGCACTTATATTGCCGATAGATTCTATAATAGATATGGGTCGTACAATGGTAAATGTAAACGGAGCTATGACTATTTCTACAGTAGTCGATAAGGAAATGGGTACTTTCAGCGAAAGTATTCTTAAAGAAGAAAGAACAATAGAAGCTTAA
- a CDS encoding undecaprenyl-diphosphate phosphatase, which translates to MIFDILKVVILSLVEGLTEFIPVSSTGHMIIVEKFIKLSENKSFVNAFEIIIQLGAILAVVVYFWHKLWPFSKNLSKAQSRGIILKWIKIIIAVLPAVVLGLLFDDIIDKYLFKVTVVAGTLIFYGVVLIWIESGKRKGGEISKVKDIPISKVIGIGLFQCLAMVPGTSRSAVTIIGGVLLGLNRVLATEFSFFLAIPTMMGATLLKVIKMGTKMTGYEWFLIGLGFVLSFVFAYGVIKVFMDYIKKHDFKVFGYYRIILGIIVFALYFTGVIK; encoded by the coding sequence ATGATTTTCGATATTTTAAAAGTAGTAATATTAAGTTTGGTAGAAGGATTGACGGAATTTATACCTGTCAGTAGCACGGGGCATATGATAATTGTGGAAAAGTTTATAAAATTATCGGAGAATAAATCTTTTGTAAATGCTTTTGAAATTATAATCCAGTTAGGGGCAATATTGGCGGTAGTTGTATATTTTTGGCATAAACTTTGGCCTTTTTCAAAGAATTTGTCTAAAGCACAAAGTCGGGGAATAATACTGAAATGGATAAAAATAATAATCGCAGTGTTACCTGCAGTGGTTTTGGGACTTTTATTTGATGATATAATAGATAAATATCTTTTTAAAGTAACTGTAGTTGCAGGAACATTGATATTTTACGGGGTTGTACTGATATGGATAGAATCGGGCAAAAGAAAAGGCGGAGAAATTTCCAAAGTTAAAGACATACCTATTTCCAAAGTGATAGGAATAGGTTTGTTCCAATGCCTTGCAATGGTTCCCGGAACTTCAAGATCGGCAGTAACGATTATCGGAGGAGTGTTGCTCGGTTTAAACAGAGTACTGGCAACTGAATTTTCGTTCTTTTTGGCTATACCTACTATGATGGGAGCAACTTTACTGAAAGTAATAAAAATGGGGACAAAAATGACAGGATACGAATGGTTTCTAATCGGACTGGGATTTGTTCTGTCGTTTGTATTTGCTTACGGAGTAATAAAAGTATTTATGGACTATATTAAAAAACATGATTTTAAAGTGTTCGGATATTACAGAATTATTTTGGGAATTATAGTCTTTGCTCTATATTTTACAGGAGTTATAAAATAA
- a CDS encoding coproporphyrinogen III oxidase: MINCNIKINENKLEEFVRVLLPEHYDILDGNSEQKIYINVTENLENIEVETISGDNKIRFRYEKIGQKYSDQGEVMAKTSLMKLFGKEKDYKWGTLIGVRPTKIVGRFLKMGLSYEKIREILKNIYLVSDEKVNLLINIVKRQIPYLDKETIGIYIGVAYCPTKCTYCSFPAYLLKGKYAERYDEYYESLLKEIKEIGTLTKNLDLKISTIYIGGGTPSILSAKEIETLLDTVKSSFELGNLKEFTFEAGRIDTLNEKKLEIIKKSGVNKISINPQSFNERTLKLVNRYHNRKQFDSVYDIAKRIGLEINMDLILGLPGETTEDILYTLDEVKKYNPENLTVHNLAIKNASKLNEENYRHEIELDYEKIFEKLDKITESKKLYPYYMYRQKNSFQWGENLGYSVDGAESVYNIEMIEENKIIIGIGAGAITKLIWSEGEKNNIKRLINPKDPLVWINELDDRLENKKKEITYVVEKFINKK; encoded by the coding sequence ATGATAAACTGCAATATAAAAATAAATGAAAATAAACTGGAAGAGTTTGTACGAGTTCTTTTGCCTGAACATTACGATATACTTGACGGTAATTCCGAGCAGAAAATTTATATAAATGTAACTGAAAATCTTGAAAATATTGAGGTAGAAACGATTTCAGGAGATAATAAAATAAGATTTCGGTATGAAAAAATCGGACAAAAGTACTCGGATCAGGGAGAAGTGATGGCAAAAACTTCTCTGATGAAACTTTTCGGGAAAGAAAAAGATTATAAATGGGGAACATTAATAGGTGTCAGACCGACAAAAATTGTCGGAAGATTTTTAAAAATGGGATTATCTTATGAAAAAATTCGGGAAATTTTGAAAAATATATATTTAGTAAGTGATGAAAAAGTAAATCTTCTTATAAATATTGTAAAAAGACAAATTCCTTATCTTGATAAAGAAACAATAGGAATATATATAGGAGTTGCTTATTGTCCTACAAAATGTACATATTGTTCGTTTCCGGCATATCTGCTGAAAGGAAAGTATGCCGAAAGATATGATGAATATTACGAATCTTTGCTGAAAGAAATTAAGGAAATAGGTACTCTTACTAAAAATCTTGACTTGAAGATAAGTACGATATACATTGGAGGAGGGACCCCTTCTATTTTGTCGGCAAAAGAAATTGAAACATTACTGGATACTGTAAAATCAAGTTTTGAACTTGGGAATTTGAAAGAATTTACATTTGAAGCCGGAAGAATAGACACATTAAACGAAAAAAAGCTTGAAATTATAAAAAAATCAGGTGTAAATAAAATAAGCATCAATCCTCAGTCATTTAATGAAAGAACATTGAAACTTGTGAACAGATATCACAACAGAAAGCAGTTTGACAGTGTTTACGATATTGCAAAAAGGATCGGACTTGAGATAAATATGGATTTGATACTTGGACTTCCGGGAGAAACAACCGAAGATATACTGTATACATTGGATGAAGTGAAAAAATACAATCCTGAAAATCTCACTGTTCACAATCTTGCGATAAAAAACGCAAGTAAACTGAATGAAGAAAATTACAGGCATGAAATTGAACTTGATTATGAGAAAATATTTGAAAAACTGGATAAAATAACCGAAAGCAAAAAACTTTATCCTTATTATATGTACAGGCAGAAAAACAGTTTTCAGTGGGGAGAAAATCTTGGATATTCCGTAGACGGAGCAGAATCGGTATATAATATCGAGATGATAGAAGAAAATAAAATAATAATAGGAATCGGGGCAGGGGCAATAACAAAACTTATTTGGAGCGAAGGAGAAAAAAATAATATAAAAAGGCTCATAAATCCTAAAGATCCTTTGGTCTGGATAAATGAACTGGACGACAGGCTCGAAAACAAGAAAAAAGAAATAACTTATGTTGTGGAGAAATTTATTAACAAAAAATAA
- a CDS encoding helix-hairpin-helix domain-containing protein, translated as MKIKHVIIFVILLVLGNFLRLFIEDHNIPDIKINEEISYQKENAQKENDLSKTKEKFDINSVGYDELLKLGFPKSKAEKLVNFRDEIGIISDMEELKNISKFGEAGIKQAKKYLFVDKEKIKNPEENYNGRTYTVFNINDADEERLKMIGFTKKEIKKLLPEINKGNIRSNIDLEKIIGSEKYEKIEKRIKFSE; from the coding sequence ATGAAAATAAAGCATGTTATTATTTTTGTTATACTTTTAGTTTTAGGGAATTTTTTAAGATTATTCATTGAGGATCATAATATTCCGGACATTAAAATAAATGAAGAAATATCCTATCAAAAAGAAAATGCCCAGAAAGAAAATGATTTATCAAAAACAAAAGAAAAATTTGATATAAACAGTGTAGGATATGATGAACTTCTAAAATTGGGGTTTCCTAAGTCAAAAGCCGAAAAACTTGTAAATTTCAGAGATGAAATAGGGATTATTTCGGATATGGAAGAATTGAAAAATATTTCCAAATTCGGCGAGGCGGGAATAAAGCAGGCAAAAAAATATTTATTTGTAGACAAGGAAAAAATAAAAAATCCCGAAGAAAATTACAACGGTAGAACTTATACAGTTTTTAATATAAATGATGCGGATGAGGAACGGCTTAAAATGATAGGGTTTACAAAAAAGGAGATAAAAAAACTTTTGCCTGAAATAAATAAAGGAAATATACGTTCCAATATCGATTTGGAAAAAATAATCGGAAGCGAAAAATATGAAAAAATCGAAAAAAGAATAAAATTTAGTGAATAA